In Calypte anna isolate BGI_N300 chromosome 28, bCalAnn1_v1.p, whole genome shotgun sequence, a single window of DNA contains:
- the KLHL26 gene encoding kelch-like protein 26 isoform X3, protein MFTGGMREASQDVIELKGVSAKGLKHIIDFAYSAEVTLDLDCIQDVLGAAVFLQMVPVVELCEEFLKSAMSVETCLNIGQMATTFSLSSLKESVDAFTFRHFLQISEEEDFLHLPLERLVFFLQSNKLKSCSEIDLFRAAVRWLQYDPGRRASASQVLCHIRFPLMKSSELVDSVQTLDIMVEDVLCRQYLLEAFNYQILPFRQHEMQSPRTTIRSDVLSLVTFGGTPYTDNDRTVSSKAYCLPEPGARQFKELTEMEVGSSHSCVAVLDNFVYIVGGQHLQYRSGEGAVDICYRYDPHLNQWLRIQAMQESRIQFQLNVLQGMVYATGGRNRSGSLASVEKYCPKNNEWTYVCSLKRRTWGHAGATVGDKLYISGGYGISVEDKKALHCYDPAVDQWEFKTPMNEPRVLHAMVSANKRIYALGGRMDHVDRCFDVLAVEYYVPETDQWTTVSPMRAGQSEAGCCLLEKKIYIVGGYNWHLNNVTSIVQVYNTETDEWERDLHFPESFAGIACAPVILPQVTTQR, encoded by the coding sequence ATGTTCACAGGTGGGATGAGAGAAGCCAGCCAAGATGTGATCGAACTGAAAGGTGTTTCTGCAAAGGGCCTGAAGCACATCATAGACTTTGCCTACAGTGCTGAAGTGACTCTTGATCTTGACTGCATTCAGgatgtgctgggagctgctgtcttCCTCCAGATGGTGCCTGTCGTGGAGCTCTGTGAAGAATTCCTGAAGTCTGCCATGAGCGTGGAAACGTGTCTCAATATCGGGCAGATGGCCACCACCTTTAGCCTCTCATCCTTGAAGGAATCAGTCGACGCCTTCACTTTTAGACATTTCCTCCAGATCTCTGAAGAGGAGGATTTCCTCCACCTGCCTCTGGAGCGTCTCGTCTTCTTCTTGCAGAGCAACAAGTTGAAAAGCTGCAGCGAGATCGACCTCTTCCGTGCCGCCGTCCGCTGGCTGCAGTACGACCCCGGCCGCCGCGCCAGCGCCAGCCAAGTCCTCTGCCACATCCGCTTCCCCCTGATGAAATCCTCGGAGCTGGTGGACAGCGTCCAGACCTTGGACATCATGGTGGAAGACGTCTTGTGCCGACAGTATTTGTTGGAAGCCTTCAACTACCAGATCCTTCCCTTCCGCCAGCACGAGATGCAGTCCCCCCGGACCACCATCCGCTCGGACGTCCTGTCCCTCGTCACCTTCGGGGGCACCCCCTACACCGACAACGACCGCACCGTCAGCTCCAAAGCCTACTGCCTGCCCGAGCCCGGCGCCCGGCAGTTCAAGGAGCTGACGGAGATGGAGGTGGGGAGCAGCCACTCCTGCGTGGCCGTGCTCGACAACTTCGTCTACATCGTGGGAGGGCAGCACCTGCAGTACCGGAGCGGAGAGGGAGCCGTGGATATCTGCTACCGCTACGACCCCCACCTCAACCAGTGGCTGCGAATCCAAGCCATGCAGGAGAGCAGGATCCAATTCCAACTCAACGTCCTGCAAGGAATGGTCTATGCCACCGGCGGGAGGAACCGCTCGGGCAGTTTGGCTTCTGTGGAGAAGTACTGTCCCAAAAACAACGAGTGGACTTATGTCTGCTCACTGAAACGCCGGACCTGGGGCCACGCCGGGGCCACGGTGGGTGACAAGCTGTACATCTCGGGTGGGTATGGGATTTCAGTGGAGGACAAGAAAGCCCTGCACTGTTACGACCCCGCCGTGGATCAGTGGGAGTTTAAAACCCCCATGAATGAACCCAGAGTCCTGCACGCCATGGTGAGTGCAAACAAGAGGATTTATGCTCTGGGAGGCAGGATGGACCATGTGGACCGGTGCTTTGATGTTCTGGCTGTGGAGTACTACGTGCCTGAAACGGACCAGTGGACAACAGTCAGCCCCATGCGGGCCGGGCAGTCGGAAGCGGGGTGTTGTCTGCTGGAGAAGAAGATTTACATTGTAGGGGGTTACAACTGGCACCTGAACAACGTCACCAGCATCGTGCAGGTGTACAACACCGAAACGGATGAGTGGGAAAGGGACCTGCACTTCCCAGAGTCTTTTGCTGGGATAGCCTGTGCTCCTGTCA
- the KLHL26 gene encoding kelch-like protein 26 isoform X2 translates to MAESGGAEFGAERPSRAMFTGGMREASQDVIELKGVSAKGLKHIIDFAYSAEVTLDLDCIQDVLGAAVFLQMVPVVELCEEFLKSAMSVETCLNIGQMATTFSLSSLKESVDAFTFRHFLQISEEEDFLHLPLERLVFFLQSNKLKSCSEIDLFRAAVRWLQYDPGRRASASQVLCHIRFPLMKSSELVDSVQTLDIMVEDVLCRQYLLEAFNYQILPFRQHEMQSPRTTIRSDVLSLVTFGGTPYTDNDRTVSSKAYCLPEPGARQFKELTEMEVGSSHSCVAVLDNFVYIVGGQHLQYRSGEGAVDICYRYDPHLNQWLRIQAMQESRIQFQLNVLQGMVYATGGRNRSGSLASVEKYCPKNNEWTYVCSLKRRTWGHAGATVGDKLYISGGYGISVEDKKALHCYDPAVDQWEFKTPMNEPRVLHAMVSANKRIYALGGRMDHVDRCFDVLAVEYYVPETDQWTTVSPMRAGQSEAGCCLLEKKIYIVGGYNWHLNNVTSIVQVYNTETDEWERDLHFPESFAGIACAPVILPQVTTQR, encoded by the coding sequence GGCAATGTTCACAGGTGGGATGAGAGAAGCCAGCCAAGATGTGATCGAACTGAAAGGTGTTTCTGCAAAGGGCCTGAAGCACATCATAGACTTTGCCTACAGTGCTGAAGTGACTCTTGATCTTGACTGCATTCAGgatgtgctgggagctgctgtcttCCTCCAGATGGTGCCTGTCGTGGAGCTCTGTGAAGAATTCCTGAAGTCTGCCATGAGCGTGGAAACGTGTCTCAATATCGGGCAGATGGCCACCACCTTTAGCCTCTCATCCTTGAAGGAATCAGTCGACGCCTTCACTTTTAGACATTTCCTCCAGATCTCTGAAGAGGAGGATTTCCTCCACCTGCCTCTGGAGCGTCTCGTCTTCTTCTTGCAGAGCAACAAGTTGAAAAGCTGCAGCGAGATCGACCTCTTCCGTGCCGCCGTCCGCTGGCTGCAGTACGACCCCGGCCGCCGCGCCAGCGCCAGCCAAGTCCTCTGCCACATCCGCTTCCCCCTGATGAAATCCTCGGAGCTGGTGGACAGCGTCCAGACCTTGGACATCATGGTGGAAGACGTCTTGTGCCGACAGTATTTGTTGGAAGCCTTCAACTACCAGATCCTTCCCTTCCGCCAGCACGAGATGCAGTCCCCCCGGACCACCATCCGCTCGGACGTCCTGTCCCTCGTCACCTTCGGGGGCACCCCCTACACCGACAACGACCGCACCGTCAGCTCCAAAGCCTACTGCCTGCCCGAGCCCGGCGCCCGGCAGTTCAAGGAGCTGACGGAGATGGAGGTGGGGAGCAGCCACTCCTGCGTGGCCGTGCTCGACAACTTCGTCTACATCGTGGGAGGGCAGCACCTGCAGTACCGGAGCGGAGAGGGAGCCGTGGATATCTGCTACCGCTACGACCCCCACCTCAACCAGTGGCTGCGAATCCAAGCCATGCAGGAGAGCAGGATCCAATTCCAACTCAACGTCCTGCAAGGAATGGTCTATGCCACCGGCGGGAGGAACCGCTCGGGCAGTTTGGCTTCTGTGGAGAAGTACTGTCCCAAAAACAACGAGTGGACTTATGTCTGCTCACTGAAACGCCGGACCTGGGGCCACGCCGGGGCCACGGTGGGTGACAAGCTGTACATCTCGGGTGGGTATGGGATTTCAGTGGAGGACAAGAAAGCCCTGCACTGTTACGACCCCGCCGTGGATCAGTGGGAGTTTAAAACCCCCATGAATGAACCCAGAGTCCTGCACGCCATGGTGAGTGCAAACAAGAGGATTTATGCTCTGGGAGGCAGGATGGACCATGTGGACCGGTGCTTTGATGTTCTGGCTGTGGAGTACTACGTGCCTGAAACGGACCAGTGGACAACAGTCAGCCCCATGCGGGCCGGGCAGTCGGAAGCGGGGTGTTGTCTGCTGGAGAAGAAGATTTACATTGTAGGGGGTTACAACTGGCACCTGAACAACGTCACCAGCATCGTGCAGGTGTACAACACCGAAACGGATGAGTGGGAAAGGGACCTGCACTTCCCAGAGTCTTTTGCTGGGATAGCCTGTGCTCCTGTCA